The following are encoded together in the Bos indicus x Bos taurus breed Angus x Brahman F1 hybrid chromosome 24, Bos_hybrid_MaternalHap_v2.0, whole genome shotgun sequence genome:
- the SERPINB2 gene encoding plasminogen activator inhibitor 2: MEELNVANTIFALNFFKHLANTSANTQNIFFCPWSISSTVAMVYLGARGNTADQIAQVLQFNQVGVHKGTPVTPQSLTSCDFTQQIQRDTFPDAILQAQAAGKIHSSFHSLSNAINASTGEYLLESANMLFGEKSARFKEEYMQLSKKYYSTEPQAVDFLERAEDTRKKINSWVKTQTKGKIPNLLPEGSVDVDTKMVLVNAVYFKGRWKTPFQKKLKGLYPFRVNSTQRKSVEMMFLNEKLNIGYIADLKVQILELPYAGDVSMFLLLPDGIAESSTGLEMLESEITYDKLNKWLSKDTMAEDDVVVYIPEFKLEEHYELKTILTSMGMGDAFSQGRANFSGMSGKNDLFLSEVFHQASVEVNEEGTEAAAGTGAIMTGRTGHGGPQFVADHPFLFFIMHKITKSILFWGRFASP; the protein is encoded by the exons ATGGAAGAACTTAATGTGGCAAATACAATCTTTGCCCTCaatttcttcaagcatcttgcaAATACAAGCGCCAACACCCAGAATATCTTCTTCTGTCCCTGGAGCATCTCCTCCACCGTGGCCATGGTCTACCTGGGCGCCCGGGGCAATACTGCAGACCAGATAGCCCAA GTGCTTCAGTTTAACCAAGTTGGAGTCCACAAAGGCACCCCAGTGACCCCACAGAGCCTCACCAGTTGTGATTTCACGCAGCAGATCCAGAGGGACACCTTTCCTGATGCTATTTTGCAG GCACAAGCTGCGGGGAAAATCCATTCATCCTTCCATTCTCTCAGCAATGCCATCAACGCGTCCACGGGGGAGTATTTATTGGAAAGTGCCAATATGCTGTTTGGAGAGAAGTCTGCAAGATTCAAGGAA GAATACATGCAACTCTCCAAGAAATATTACTCTACAGAACCCCAGGCGGTGGACTTCCTAGAACGTGCAGAAGACACCAGAAAAAAGattaattcctgggtcaagacCCAAACTAAAG GCAAAATCCCAAACTTGCTACCTGAAGGTTCTGTTGATGTAGACACCAAGATGGTCCTGGTGAATGCTGTCTACTTCAAAGGAAGGTGGAAGACTCCatttcagaagaaattaaaaggacTTTATCCTTTCCGTGTGAACTCG ACTCAGCGCAAATCAGTAGAGATGATGTTCCTGAATGAAAAGCTAAACATTGGATACATAGCAGATCTGAAGGTCCAGATTCTAGAACTCCCATATGCTGGCGATGTCAGTATGTTCCTGCTGCTCCCAGATGGAATTGCTGAATCCTCTACGGGCTTGGAGATG CTAGAAAGTGAAATCACCTATGACAAACTCAACAAGTGGCTCAGCAAAGACACCATGGCAGAGGATGACGTGGTGGTGTACATCCCCGAGTTCAAATTAGAAGAGCATTATGAACTCAAGACCATTCTCACAAGCATGGGCATGGGTGATGCCTTCAGCCAGGGCCGAGCCAATTTCTCAGGCATGTCGGGAAAGAATGACCTGTTTCTGTCTGAAGTATTCCATCAGGCTTCGGTGGAAGTGAACGAGGAGGGCACTGAGGCTGCTGCCGGCACTGGGGCCATCATGACAGGGAGAACAGGCCATGGAGGCCCGCAGTTTGTGGCAGACCatcctttcctcttctttatcATGCACAAGATAACCAAGAGCATCCTCTTTTGGGGCAGATTTGCCTCACCCTAA